The following coding sequences lie in one Thalassoglobus polymorphus genomic window:
- a CDS encoding O-antigen ligase family protein — protein sequence MKGLIFVYGSLVFICLGAIVRPWIGVVGYFGFAILNPVYLWGHSLPPNSNFQKYIVGATFIGLLLSGFKGNKIQGAPAWAIISLALYLAWAWVTAQFTIHEGDTTFYMTTIWKIVLMSCVGLLLIDTPKKIVTLMWVIVIAQGWNAWEINLQYFQDGYCYAAYHGWGIADNNGYSILTVPIMGASLGLAFYSPKLWTRIFAGFIFTLQMHQIMLLESRGTMIGALCLAGIGAWYVHKNSWTISTILVSIALGAALAGPSVVEEFSSSFASGEELDASADSRFKLWKAGVEITQDYPLLGVGPNATGRLVPQYYEGGLDTSHKVLHNLIFDVSTGSGIPGVILYCAFFGLTWWAVRVRWKKEKATLPDWAKPPLFSTLCGVPGYIVSSMFSSGALLESSYIGVIVGASTLLILAKARTANHEAAINIERVHSHHV from the coding sequence TTGAAAGGACTCATCTTTGTCTACGGCTCACTGGTTTTCATTTGCCTGGGAGCAATCGTCCGACCATGGATCGGAGTCGTCGGATACTTCGGATTTGCGATTCTGAATCCAGTTTACCTATGGGGGCACAGCCTGCCACCCAACTCGAATTTTCAGAAATATATCGTCGGCGCAACGTTCATCGGCCTACTGCTATCCGGCTTCAAAGGAAACAAGATCCAAGGTGCCCCAGCCTGGGCAATCATCAGTTTAGCCCTCTACCTGGCATGGGCTTGGGTCACAGCTCAGTTCACAATCCACGAGGGCGACACAACCTTCTATATGACAACAATCTGGAAGATTGTCCTCATGTCCTGCGTCGGGCTATTACTTATCGACACCCCCAAAAAAATTGTCACCCTGATGTGGGTGATCGTCATTGCCCAAGGCTGGAATGCCTGGGAAATCAACCTGCAATACTTTCAAGATGGGTACTGCTACGCAGCCTACCACGGCTGGGGCATCGCAGACAACAATGGCTACTCGATTTTGACGGTACCAATAATGGGGGCGAGCCTTGGCTTGGCTTTCTATTCCCCGAAGCTCTGGACCAGAATTTTTGCGGGCTTCATCTTCACCCTGCAAATGCACCAAATCATGCTTCTCGAATCAAGGGGAACAATGATAGGAGCACTCTGCCTTGCTGGGATAGGAGCTTGGTATGTCCATAAAAACTCGTGGACCATCTCGACGATTCTCGTCTCCATTGCCCTTGGGGCAGCCTTAGCGGGCCCTTCGGTGGTCGAAGAATTTAGTTCATCCTTTGCAAGCGGAGAAGAACTCGATGCCTCGGCGGATAGCCGATTCAAACTCTGGAAAGCTGGCGTGGAGATCACCCAAGACTATCCTCTGCTTGGTGTCGGTCCAAATGCAACGGGACGACTTGTTCCGCAGTACTATGAAGGGGGCTTGGACACCAGCCACAAAGTCCTTCACAATTTAATTTTCGACGTCTCAACCGGGTCAGGAATCCCCGGCGTTATACTTTATTGCGCCTTCTTCGGTCTCACCTGGTGGGCCGTTCGGGTTCGCTGGAAAAAAGAAAAAGCGACACTCCCAGACTGGGCAAAACCCCCTCTTTTCTCGACGCTTTGTGGAGTCCCCGGATACATCGTTTCATCCATGTTTTCGAGTGGTGCATTGCTTGAAAGCTCATACATTGGTGTCATCGTTGGAGCCTCAACCCTGCTAATTCTTGCAAAGGCTCGCACCGCCAACCACGAAGCAGCGATAAATATCGAAAGAGTTCACTCTCACCATGTCTAA
- a CDS encoding ABC transporter ATP-binding protein produces the protein MSKPVISVENLSKAYRIGVKDEIPDTLVGAMTSVIRSPFKNLQRLRRLDTFTGGPNGTESDDTLWALKDVSFDVQEGEVVGIIGRNGAGKSTLLKVLSRITEPTSGRVVIRGRVSSLLEVGTGFHPELTGRDNIYMNGTILGMTKREIDRKFDEIVDFSGVEKFLDTPTKRYSSGMQVRLAFAVAAHLEPEILIIDEVLAVGDVEFQSKCMEKIRAVASDGRTILFVSHNLNTIARLTEKCAFLENGGISIYGDTPTALNTYGLSRGEHSIKKSIESCRRDGNADPIVKIKSISVLTDSEDEFPRFEIGEQVRIEIHLYSRVSIDSAAISVGLSRNRQPVELFSLFHDKNRDGLRISKGVNKVTFGFVDTNLLPGVYSVDVGINPYIKEKAYDVIQAYPVFEVINTGSKKVSFRPERPGTIFWEDAIWEV, from the coding sequence ATGTCTAAACCTGTCATCTCAGTAGAAAATCTTTCCAAGGCGTACCGGATTGGTGTTAAGGATGAAATTCCGGACACCCTTGTCGGAGCGATGACTTCCGTCATTCGGTCTCCTTTCAAAAACTTACAGCGACTCCGCCGTCTCGATACATTTACAGGGGGACCAAACGGGACTGAGTCGGACGATACGCTTTGGGCTCTCAAGGATGTCTCTTTTGATGTGCAGGAAGGAGAGGTCGTCGGGATTATTGGTCGCAACGGAGCAGGAAAAAGCACGCTGCTGAAAGTCCTCAGCCGAATCACCGAGCCGACCTCTGGACGAGTTGTCATCCGTGGACGTGTCTCCAGCTTACTGGAAGTCGGAACCGGGTTTCATCCGGAATTGACCGGTCGAGACAACATCTACATGAACGGTACAATCCTCGGGATGACCAAACGAGAAATCGACCGCAAATTCGACGAAATCGTCGACTTCAGCGGCGTCGAAAAATTCCTAGATACCCCGACAAAACGCTACTCATCCGGCATGCAAGTGAGACTAGCATTCGCCGTGGCGGCACACTTAGAGCCCGAAATTTTGATCATTGATGAAGTTTTGGCTGTTGGAGACGTGGAGTTCCAAAGCAAGTGCATGGAAAAGATTAGAGCAGTAGCATCAGATGGCCGCACAATCTTGTTCGTGAGCCATAACCTAAATACGATCGCAAGGCTTACAGAGAAGTGTGCTTTTCTCGAAAATGGGGGAATTTCGATCTATGGAGATACACCAACCGCATTAAACACATACGGATTAAGTCGGGGGGAACATTCAATAAAGAAATCGATCGAAAGTTGCCGGAGAGACGGGAACGCAGACCCAATAGTTAAGATTAAATCAATTTCGGTACTTACAGACTCGGAAGATGAATTCCCAAGATTCGAGATTGGAGAGCAGGTAAGAATTGAAATTCACTTATACTCACGAGTTTCGATTGATTCGGCTGCGATTTCTGTTGGATTGTCCAGAAACAGACAGCCAGTGGAATTATTCTCACTATTTCACGACAAGAATCGGGATGGATTAAGAATTTCCAAAGGCGTTAACAAAGTGACATTTGGATTCGTAGATACAAATTTGCTACCGGGAGTCTACAGCGTGGATGTCGGGATCAACCCATACATTAAAGAAAAAGCGTACGATGTCATACAAGCCTACCCCGTTTTCGAAGTCATAAATACAGGCTCTAAAAAAGTGTCATTCCGCCCAGAGCGGCCTGGGACTATTTTCTGGGAAGATGCTATCTGGGAAGTTTAA
- a CDS encoding sulfotransferase, producing the protein MLNNTTTIIKKWFRWRRGAEKPIIILGNQKSGTTAIAGLLAECANLNCTLDIHEMHDGKVGRRYAKGDLQLSEIIKSCKHKFRTPIIKEPMLTFMADQVTVEFPDSTIVFIIRDPRDNIRSILNRLEIPGNLNTLNEDIVNSFPESWKDVLKGSRLGLCQESTNYIERLAERWNHALDTYDNISNNKILIRYEDFLSSKVLAIEELCRSLNLPVRRDITEIQDRQYQKKGDRDITWEEFYGHENLARIQAICSDKMTRFNYLSN; encoded by the coding sequence GTGCTAAACAACACTACTACAATAATAAAAAAATGGTTCCGTTGGAGACGAGGCGCAGAAAAACCAATCATCATTCTCGGTAATCAAAAAAGTGGAACAACAGCCATCGCAGGCCTGCTCGCAGAGTGTGCTAACTTGAATTGCACGTTGGACATCCACGAAATGCACGATGGAAAAGTTGGAAGACGTTACGCAAAAGGAGACTTACAGCTATCAGAAATCATCAAGTCATGTAAGCATAAATTCCGTACACCGATCATAAAAGAGCCCATGCTGACATTCATGGCAGACCAAGTTACAGTAGAATTCCCTGACTCCACAATTGTCTTCATAATCCGAGACCCTCGCGACAACATTAGAAGTATCCTAAACCGCCTAGAAATCCCAGGCAACTTAAACACTCTTAACGAAGACATCGTGAATTCGTTTCCAGAATCTTGGAAAGACGTGCTCAAAGGATCAAGGCTTGGGCTATGCCAAGAATCCACAAACTACATTGAAAGGCTTGCGGAACGATGGAATCATGCACTGGATACTTACGACAATATCTCAAACAATAAGATTTTAATTCGTTACGAGGATTTCCTCAGCAGCAAGGTATTGGCTATTGAAGAACTATGTAGGTCACTAAACCTACCTGTACGAAGAGACATCACAGAAATCCAAGACCGCCAATACCAAAAAAAGGGAGACCGCGACATTACCTGGGAAGAGTTCTACGGCCATGAAAACCTAGCTAGAATCCAAGCGATCTGCTCAGACAAAATGACAAGATTCAACTATCTGTCTAATTAA